The Anguilla anguilla isolate fAngAng1 chromosome 4, fAngAng1.pri, whole genome shotgun sequence genome has a window encoding:
- the LOC118226193 gene encoding gastrula zinc finger protein XlCGF8.2DB-like encodes MSAVPNGAGVDHEGPAEPRQCVGAPSPSGKNLGSEQYRSSLRLRRLKPSKPIQDVGIRTGENPCTRARRGNRFLQKTYLNEHQEMRAGEKKPFKCDQCEKCFLQKSHLRAHLQIHAGKKPHACTRCEKCFVRKYDLDAHQRIHTGEKPYTCTQCGKRFIRKSVLWYHQKIHTGEKPYACTQCGKCFIKRAQLRSHQSIHTGEKPFPCSQCGKSFLMKYQLSAHQKIHTGEKPYACTQCGKCFIRKTDLNTHLRIHTGETPYTCTQCGKGFIRKCQLSTHQRTHTGEKPYTCTRCGKGFHRKSHLSSHLIINTGEEPFQCSQCGERFASECPFLIHLRGHTAEKPYACTQCGKHFIRKCTFNRHRNIHLKKCS; translated from the coding sequence ATGAGTGCTGTGCCTAATGGAGCTGGCGTCGATCACGAAGGCCCGGCAGAACCGCGGCAGTGCGTGGGAGCGCCGAGTCCAAGCGGCAAAAATCTAGGGAGTGAACAGTACCGTTCCTCCCTGCGTTTGAGACGCCTCAAGCCTTCAAAACCAATCCAGGATGTGGGAATCCGTACGGGTGAAAACCCCTGCACCCGCGCTCGGCGTGGGAACCGCTTCCTTCAGAAAACCTATTTAAACGAGCATCAGGAAATGCGTGCGGGCGAAAAAAAGCCCTTCAAGTGTGATCAGTGCGAGAAGTGTTTTCTTCAGAAGTCTCATTTGCGTGCCCACCTGCAAATTCATGCTGGCAAAAAGCCCCACGCGTGTACTCGGTGTGAAAAGTGCTTTGTAAGGAAATATGATTTAGACGCCCATCAGAGAATTCATACCGGAGAAAAGCCCTACACGtgtactcagtgtgggaagCGTTTCATTCGTAAATCCGTTTTATGGTACCACCAGAAAATTCACACTGGCGAAAAGCCCTATGCatgtactcagtgtgggaagtgtttcaTTAAGAGAGCTCAGCTACGTTCCCACCAGAGTAtccatacaggtgaaaagcccttcCCGTgctctcagtgtgggaagtcttTCCTTATGAAATATCAATTAAGCGCCCACCAGaagattcatacaggtgaaaagccctacgcatgtactcagtgtgggaagtgtttcaTAAGGAAAACTGATTTAAACACCCATCTCAGAATTCATACAGGAGAAACGCCCTACACatgtactcagtgtgggaagGGATTCATTCGTAAGTGTCAATTAAGTACCCACCAGAGAACTCACAccggtgaaaagccctacacgTGTACTCGGTGTGGGAAGGGATTTCATCGGAAAAGCCATTTAAGTTCCCACCTGATAATTAATACAGGAGAAGAACCCTTCCAATGCTCACAGTGTGGAGAACGTTTTGCTTCAGAATGTCCTTTCCTGATACACCTGAGAGGTCATACAGCTGAAAAGCCATACGCTTGCACTCAGTGCGGAAAGCATTTTATTCGGAAATGTACTTTTAATAGGCATCGGAATattcatctgaaaaaatgtaGCTAA